One window of Mauremys reevesii isolate NIE-2019 linkage group 4, ASM1616193v1, whole genome shotgun sequence genomic DNA carries:
- the STX1B gene encoding syntaxin-1B isoform X2 — MKDRTQELRTAKDSDDEEEVVHVDRDHFMDEFFEQVEEIRGCIEKLSEDVEQVKKQHSAILAAPNPDEKTKQELEDLTADIKKTANKVRSKLKAIEQSIEQEEGLNRSSADLRIRKTQHSTLSRKFVEVMTEYNATQSKYRDRCKDRIQRQLEITGRTTTNEELEDMLESGKLAIFTDDIKMDSQMTKQALNEIETRHNEIIKLETSIRELHDMFVDMAMLVESQGEMIDRIEYNVEHSVDYVERAVSDTKKAVKYQSKARRKNLIP; from the exons gcCAAAGACAGTGACGATGAAGAAGAGGTGGTTCATGTGGACCGGGATCATTTTATGGACGAATTCTTCGAACAG GTGGAGGAGATCCGCGGCTGCATCGAGAAGCTGTCGGAGGATGTGGAGCAGGTGAAGAAGCAGCACAGTGCCATCCTGGCTGCTCCCAACCCAGACGAGA AGACCAAGCAGGAGCTGGAGGACCTCACGGCCGACATCAAGAAGACGGCCAACAAGGTGCGCTCCAAGTTGAAAG CCATCGAGCAGAGCATTGAGCAGGAGGAGGGGCTGAACCGGTCCTCGGCTGATCTGCGGATCCGTAAAACACAG cactccaCCCTATCCCGTAAGTTCGTGGAGGTGATGACGGAGTACAACGCCACCCAGTCCAAATACCGGGACCGCTGCAAGGATCGGATCCAGAGGCAATTGGAGATAA CTGGCCGGACAACCACCAACGAAGAGCTCGAAGACATGCTGGAGAGCGGCAAACTGGCTATTTTCACTGATGAT ATCAAAATGGACTCACAGATGACGAAACAGGCTCTGAACGAGATCGAGACCCGACATAATGAGATCATCAAACTGGAAACCAGTATCCGTGAGCTGCACGACATGTTTGTGGACATGGCTATGTTGGTGGAGAGCCAG GGGGAGATGATTGACCGCATTGAGTACAACGTGGAGCACTCCGTTGACTACGTGGAAAGAGCTGTGTCCGACACCAAGAAAGCTGTAAAATACCAGAGCAAGGCTCGGAGG
- the STX1B gene encoding syntaxin-1B isoform X1, which produces MKDRTQELRTAKDSDDEEEVVHVDRDHFMDEFFEQVEEIRGCIEKLSEDVEQVKKQHSAILAAPNPDEKTKQELEDLTADIKKTANKVRSKLKAIEQSIEQEEGLNRSSADLRIRKTQHSTLSRKFVEVMTEYNATQSKYRDRCKDRIQRQLEITGRTTTNEELEDMLESGKLAIFTDDIKMDSQMTKQALNEIETRHNEIIKLETSIRELHDMFVDMAMLVESQGEMIDRIEYNVEHSVDYVERAVSDTKKAVKYQSKARRKKIMIIICCVVLGVVLASTIGGTLGL; this is translated from the exons gcCAAAGACAGTGACGATGAAGAAGAGGTGGTTCATGTGGACCGGGATCATTTTATGGACGAATTCTTCGAACAG GTGGAGGAGATCCGCGGCTGCATCGAGAAGCTGTCGGAGGATGTGGAGCAGGTGAAGAAGCAGCACAGTGCCATCCTGGCTGCTCCCAACCCAGACGAGA AGACCAAGCAGGAGCTGGAGGACCTCACGGCCGACATCAAGAAGACGGCCAACAAGGTGCGCTCCAAGTTGAAAG CCATCGAGCAGAGCATTGAGCAGGAGGAGGGGCTGAACCGGTCCTCGGCTGATCTGCGGATCCGTAAAACACAG cactccaCCCTATCCCGTAAGTTCGTGGAGGTGATGACGGAGTACAACGCCACCCAGTCCAAATACCGGGACCGCTGCAAGGATCGGATCCAGAGGCAATTGGAGATAA CTGGCCGGACAACCACCAACGAAGAGCTCGAAGACATGCTGGAGAGCGGCAAACTGGCTATTTTCACTGATGAT ATCAAAATGGACTCACAGATGACGAAACAGGCTCTGAACGAGATCGAGACCCGACATAATGAGATCATCAAACTGGAAACCAGTATCCGTGAGCTGCACGACATGTTTGTGGACATGGCTATGTTGGTGGAGAGCCAG GGGGAGATGATTGACCGCATTGAGTACAACGTGGAGCACTCCGTTGACTACGTGGAAAGAGCTGTGTCCGACACCAAGAAAGCTGTAAAATACCAGAGCAAGGCTCGGAGG AAGAAAATTATGATTATAATTTGTTGCGTGGTCCTTGGGGTAGTTCTCGCTTCCACAATCGGGGGGACTCTGGGGTTGTaa